AGAAATATAGTTAAAGCCCGTTCCGGCCACGACAAGCACTTTCTGGTCACTGAGCAGGTCGTATACAAACTGCTCGTCCGTCTTTAACCCGAATTTTTTCAGGTCAATTTTTGGAAAAACATATAATGAGCCTTTGGGCTTAACGCACGTAATTCCCGGGATGGATACCAGCCTGTCGTAAACGAGGTTCATTTGTTTGTGAAGCCTCCCAGAGGGAAGTACCAGCTCTTTGATACTCTGATAACCACCCAGAGCAGTTTGTATGGCGTACTGGGTAGGTACATTGGCACAAAGCCGCATACTTGCCAATAGTAACAGCCCTTCTGTATAAGATTTGGCTTTCTGTTTAGCCCCACTCAGGATCATCCATCCGCCTCTGAAACCAGCTGAGCGGTAATTTTTGGACAATCCGCCATAACTAACACACAATGTATCGGTTACAAGTGATCCCATCGGGTAATGTACGGCTCCGTCGTACAGGATCTTGTCATATATTTCGTCGGAGAAAATAATAAGTCCGTGCTCCTCAGCGATTTTCGCGATTCTAACCAGCACGTCTTTTTCGTAAACCGCACCGGTCGGATTGTTCGGATTGATCAATACAATTCCTTTGGTGCGGGAAGTGATCTTTTTTTCCAGGTCGTCCAGGTCCGGGTTCCAATCTGCCTGCTCATCACATACGTAATGTACAGGTGTACCGCCGCTCAATGCGATGGCCGCCGTCCACAAGGGGTAATCGGGTGAAGGAACGAGAATTTCGTCACCAGGATTTAACAACGCCTGCATGGAAAGCAGGATCAGCTCGCTTACACCGTTACCGATGAAAATATCATTGATTTCAACGTCTTGTATGCCGATTGTTTGGGTGTAATGCATCACAGCCTTTCGGGCCGCAAATAATCCCCGTGAGTCTGAATATCCCTGCGCATTGCGGATATTCATAATGATATCGTGAACAATCTCATCCGGAGAATCAAAACCGAAGGGTGCCGGATTGCCGATATTCAGGTTATGGATTTTGTAGCCCTGACTTTCAAGTTCCAGTGCTTTTTGGTAAGTAGCCCCGCGTATCTCGTATTTCAGATTGTTAAGGCGCTGGCTTTTTAAGAATTCCATAATTTTATTGAGCTGGATAACCCCCAAAGTTAAGTAAAATCAATGATCAATTGATTATCTGCCACCTTCGGCGTTCAGGACTTGGGTATTGTTTTTCAAAAATTTCAGAATGATATATAGGACACAACCTGCTGTGAAGAGAATGATCCATTCTCCATGACGAAATTGCACATCTCTGAAGGCAATATACTCGGCAATGGTATCAAATAAAAAGAAAAGTATGAAAATAGCCGCCAAGCCATTCTTTTCCTGTCTCAGTACCTTTCTGAAACTGAAATCCAGGTCAGGGTTGTGCCATTGAAAAATGTTCGGGACTATCGCAGGGGTTTTGGCTGCCCAATCTGAAAATACCTCGCCAAACTTGGTCTTGATATACTGCTCCTCAGCAAACATAATCCGCTCGTAATAGAACCAATATACCAGTGTGAATGCTACAATAAACCAGGTATGTTGTGTCAGCATGGCTACACCTAGCCACATAAAAAAATTGCCGAGGTAAAGCGGATGTCTGACAATGGAGTACATCCCGGAGGTATTAAGGTGGTCGGCTACCTGGTTTTGTGTATTTCGCCCCGATGTGTTTTTTTGAGCGTAACCTACCGTTAATGCACGAATGAGAAGTCCAAGCAATGTAATGCCCAGACAGAAATATTGGTAGCCCTGCTCTGGAAAATCGTTGACATGAGAACCCGCCTTTTCGAGATTTACAAAAATGAAAACGCACAAACCGGGCAGGATAATGAGGAGCGGAAGAATGCTTCGATGCCTGAACAGAAAATTTCCTTGCCTGTCAAATTCCTTGTTTAATTCCATAATGTTAATGTGTGTGGACTGATGTCTGCCGGTGTATTCAAGGTTTTCGTTCCGGTGTAATTCAAATTCAACTCCGCAGTGAGG
The genomic region above belongs to Dyadobacter pollutisoli and contains:
- a CDS encoding pyridoxal phosphate-dependent aminotransferase, encoding MEFLKSQRLNNLKYEIRGATYQKALELESQGYKIHNLNIGNPAPFGFDSPDEIVHDIIMNIRNAQGYSDSRGLFAARKAVMHYTQTIGIQDVEINDIFIGNGVSELILLSMQALLNPGDEILVPSPDYPLWTAAIALSGGTPVHYVCDEQADWNPDLDDLEKKITSRTKGIVLINPNNPTGAVYEKDVLVRIAKIAEEHGLIIFSDEIYDKILYDGAVHYPMGSLVTDTLCVSYGGLSKNYRSAGFRGGWMILSGAKQKAKSYTEGLLLLASMRLCANVPTQYAIQTALGGYQSIKELVLPSGRLHKQMNLVYDRLVSIPGITCVKPKGSLYVFPKIDLKKFGLKTDEQFVYDLLSDQKVLVVAGTGFNYISDDHFRIVFLPTLDELNQAMDKLEYFLENRRVLSTRTVEDVIA
- a CDS encoding methyltransferase family protein, with the translated sequence MELNKEFDRQGNFLFRHRSILPLLIILPGLCVFIFVNLEKAGSHVNDFPEQGYQYFCLGITLLGLLIRALTVGYAQKNTSGRNTQNQVADHLNTSGMYSIVRHPLYLGNFFMWLGVAMLTQHTWFIVAFTLVYWFYYERIMFAEEQYIKTKFGEVFSDWAAKTPAIVPNIFQWHNPDLDFSFRKVLRQEKNGLAAIFILFFLFDTIAEYIAFRDVQFRHGEWIILFTAGCVLYIILKFLKNNTQVLNAEGGR